Proteins encoded together in one Solanum lycopersicum chromosome 7, SLM_r2.1 window:
- the LOC101265454 gene encoding casein kinase 1-like protein 2 isoform X1: MEPRVGNKFRLGRKIGSGSFGEIYLGTNIQTNEEVAIKLENNKTKHPQLLYESKLYRILQGGTGIPNVRWFGVEGDYNVLVMDLLGPSLEDLFNFCSRKLSLKTVLMLADQMINRVEFVHSKSFLHRDIKPDNFLMGLGRRANQVYAIDFGLAKKYRDTSSHQHIPYRENKNLTGTARYASMNTHLGIEQSRRDDLESLGFVLMYFLRGSLPWQGLKAGNKKQKYEKISEKKVSTSIEALCRGYPTEFASYFHYCRSLRFEDKPDYAYLKRIFRDLFIREGFQFDYVFDWTILKYQQSQIAAPPSRPLGAGAGTSSGMPPVIPKAERQAGEDEGRQSADPSRRRSPVPPLITSGSLSRQKSPIGNDSTSKEAMLSSSSFLGRPSGSLRQGLVSGSRETFTMGNDSDPTHSRTPEASPATMHKISGGHRSSLLGGSSDPRYASSSKNTSGIKNYESALKGIETLHFDDEERAH, encoded by the exons ATGGAGCCTCGTGTGGGTAACAAGTTTCGACTTGGTCGCAAAATTGGTAGTGGATCGTTTGGTGAGATCTATCTTG GTACTAATATTCAGACTAATGAAGAAGTGGCAATTAAGCtg GAAAATAATAAGACAAAGCATCCACAGTTGCTATATGAATCAAAGTTGTATAGGATTCTTCAGGGAGGAA CTGGAATTCCAAACGTGAGGTGGTTTGGCGTGGAGGGAGATTACAATGTTCTGGTCATGGATTTACTAGGACCCAGTCTTGAAgatctatttaatttttgcaGCAGGAAGCTTTCCCTGAAGACAGTTTTAATGCTTGCTGATCAAATG ATAAATCGTGTTGAATTTGTTCATTCTAAATCATTTTTGCATCGAGATATCAAGCCAGACAATTTTCTTATGGGCTTGGGAAGGCGTGCAAATCAG GTGTATGCAATTGACTTCGGTCTAGCCAAGAAGTATCGAGATACTTCATCTCACCAACACATTCCTTACCG TGAGAACAAAAACTTGACGGGCACTGCAAGATATGCAAGCATGAACACTCACCTCGGTATCG AGCAAAGCAGGAGGGATGATTTGGAGTCTCTTGGATTTGTTCTTATGTACTTCCTCCGAGGAAG TCTTCCTTGGCAAGGGCTGAAAGCAGGAAATAAGAAGCAGAAGTATGAGAAAATTAGTGAAAAGAAGGTTTCAACATCTATCGAG GCTTTATGTCGAGGTTATCCTACTGAATTTGCTTCATATTTCCATTACTGCCGTTCTCTGCGCTTCGAGGATAAACCAGATTATGCTTATCTGAAGAGAATATTTCGTGACCTCTTTATCCGCGAAG GTTTTCAGTTTGATTATGTTTTTGATTGGACTATATTAAAGTATCAGCAATCGCAAATTGCAGCTCCTCCTTCCCGACCTCTT GGTGCTGGTGCTGGAACCAGCTCAGGCATGCCTCCAGTTATTCCCAAGGCAGAAAGACAGGCAG GTGAAGATGAAGGAAGACAATCAGCAGATCCCTCTCGGAGGAGAAGTCCTGTGCCACCACTGATTACTTCTGGAAGTTTATCCAGGCAGAAAAGTCCTATTGGAAATGATTCCACGAGCAAAGAGGCTATG TTGTCAAGCTCCAGTTTTCTGGGAAGACCTAGTGGGTCTCTGAGGCAAGGTCTAGTCTCTGGCAGCCGTGAGACTTTCACCATGGGAAATGACTCTGACCCTACACATTCTCGCACGCCTGAGGCAAGTCCAGCAACTATGCACAAAATATCAGGTGGACATAGAAGCTCTCTACTTGGTGGATCATCTGATCCTAGGTATGCCTCATCTAGCAAGAATACTTCTGGGATAAAGAACTATGAATCGGCGCTCAAAGGAATTGAGACTCTACattttgatgatgaagagaGGGCTCATTGA
- the LOC138337492 gene encoding uncharacterized protein, which translates to MWQFHDPPMLLLVFRNLRLVEDLNQTEHGADLALKWQFTGLSDEDSTVQIQNFLEISDTSTGGQALEKTYAELYTLLNRISQGTQNLEKQFRKLASAQNSKPQGGLPVNTDPNPKKVNLVSTRSGIKLKELSLKKNVIKVVSREGEPHNKEEVAPAEKVQPIVRPSPPLPQKFKKKKEDECFGIPGYAKYVKEIVANKRRLTEYETITLTKECSSRIQNRLHMKLKDPGILTVQITIGQSIHVRVLNSEPNPEVPFILGRPFLATGKAIIDVTDGQLTMRAHDKVEVFDVYRALKMPPLYEELSTITVVDLEVDCKHILAKDSLERVMRGDEIYADIDAHEIVRMLDLVVIEELDRRWEPLNRVLRPPPKPSVEEAPKLELKELPAHLRYAFLGVNDTLPVILSATLSDEQVEAALLILKKRKAAIGWQMSDIQGISRALCMHKIYMKEGYKASAQQQRRLNHLMKDVVRKEVIKWLDAGIMYPVSESKWVRNIIAFLIDTPGIVLGHNVSKNGLEVDKAKIEVIEKLPPPVSVKGVRSFLGHAGFYRRFIKDFCKIAKPMCNLLEKEVKFKFDKNYLESFEVLKQKMIEAPILVASN; encoded by the exons ATGTGGCAATTCCACGACCCACCAATGTTACTTCTTGTATTCAGAAACCTGAGGCTGGTGGAAGATTTGAATCAAACAGAGCACGGTGCAGATCTTGCACTCAAATGGCAATTTACTGGTCTCTCTGATGAGGATTCCACAGTTCAGATTCAGAATTTTCTAGAGATCAGTGACACAT CTACAGGTGGACAAGCATTAGAGAAGACTTATGCAGAGTTGTACACCTTGCTGAATAGGATATCTCAAG GTACCCAGAATTTGGAAAAGCAATTTCGGAAATTGGCTAGTGCTCAAAATTCTAAACCACAAGGAGGGTTGCCTGTCAACACAGATCCAAATCCTAAAAAGGTAAATTTGGTGAGTACCCGTAGTGGGATAAAACTGAAGGAATTATCTCTAAAGAAAAACGTTATCAAAGTGGTGAGTAGAGAGGGTGAACCCCACAACAAGGAAGAAGTTGCACCTGCAGAAAAGGTGCAACCAATCGTAAGACCATCTCCTCCATTGCCTCAGAAgttcaagaagaaaaaggagGACGAATGCTTTG GTATACCAGGGTATGCGAAATATGTCAAAGAAATTGTAGCAAATAAAAGGAGATTGACTGAATATGAGACGATAACACTTACTAAAGAGTGTAGCTCCAGGATTCAAAATAGGTTACATATGAAGTTGAAAGATCCGGGTATCCTTACGGTACAAATTACCATCGGCCAGAGTATCCATGTGCGAG TATTAAACTCTGAGCCAAATCCTGAGGTTCCATTTATATTAGGTCGCCCATTCTTAGCTACTGGGAAGGCAATTATTGATGTAACTGATGGTCAACTTACTATGAGGGCTCACGATAAGGTAGAAGTTTTTGATGTATATAGAGCCTTAAAAATGCCACCGTTGTATGAGGAATTATCTACCATCACTGTGGTAGATCTGGAGGTAGATTGTAAACACATCTTGGCTAAAGACTCTCTTGAACGAGTAATGAGGGGTGATGAGATCTATGCAGATATTGACGCACATGAAATTGTGCGAATGTTAGACTTGGTTGTGATTGAAGAATTGGACAGAAGATGGGAACCATTGAACAGAGTGTTACGGCCGCCTCCTAAGCCCTccgttgaagaagctcctaagTTGGAATTGAAAGAACTTCCAGCACATCTAAGGTATGCATTTTTAGGTGTAAATGATACTTTACCTGTTATTTTGTCTGCAACATTATCAGATGAACAGGTGGAAGCAGCATTGTTGATTCTAAAAAAGCGCAAAGCAGCAATAGGGTGGCAGATGTCAGATATCCAAGGTATAAGTCGAGCTTTGTGTATGCATAAGATATATATGAAGGAAGGATACAAAGCAAGTGCTCAACAGCAGCGAAGATTAAATCATTTAATGAAGGATGTGGTTCGGAAAGAGGTAATCAAGTGGTTAGATGCAGGGATAATGTATCCAGTATCAGAGAGTAAATGG GTCAGGAATATTATTGCTTTCTTAATAGATACTCCAG GGATTGTGTTGGGTCACAATGTATCGAAAAATGGACTGGAGGTGGACAAAGCCAAGATTGAAGTAATTGAGAAATTACCACCTCCAGTATCGGTTAAAGGGGTGAGAAGCTTTTTGGGCCATGCAGGTTTCTATAGAAGATTCATTAAAGATTTCTGCAAGATTGCAAAACCCATGTGCAACCTGTTAGAGAAAGAGGTGAAATTCAAGTTTGACAAGAACTATTTAGAGTCCTTTGAAGTATTGAAACAAAAGATGATCGAAGCCCCTATCCTTGTAGCATCAAATTAG
- the LOC101265454 gene encoding casein kinase 1-like protein 2 isoform X3, which translates to MFQYVYSILQENNKTKHPQLLYESKLYRILQGGTGIPNVRWFGVEGDYNVLVMDLLGPSLEDLFNFCSRKLSLKTVLMLADQMINRVEFVHSKSFLHRDIKPDNFLMGLGRRANQVYAIDFGLAKKYRDTSSHQHIPYRENKNLTGTARYASMNTHLGIEQSRRDDLESLGFVLMYFLRGSLPWQGLKAGNKKQKYEKISEKKVSTSIEALCRGYPTEFASYFHYCRSLRFEDKPDYAYLKRIFRDLFIREGFQFDYVFDWTILKYQQSQIAAPPSRPLGAGAGTSSGMPPVIPKAERQAGEDEGRQSADPSRRRSPVPPLITSGSLSRQKSPIGNDSTSKEAMLSSSSFLGRPSGSLRQGLVSGSRETFTMGNDSDPTHSRTPEASPATMHKISGGHRSSLLGGSSDPRYASSSKNTSGIKNYESALKGIETLHFDDEERAH; encoded by the exons atgtttcaatATGTTTATTCAATTTTGCAGGAAAATAATAAGACAAAGCATCCACAGTTGCTATATGAATCAAAGTTGTATAGGATTCTTCAGGGAGGAA CTGGAATTCCAAACGTGAGGTGGTTTGGCGTGGAGGGAGATTACAATGTTCTGGTCATGGATTTACTAGGACCCAGTCTTGAAgatctatttaatttttgcaGCAGGAAGCTTTCCCTGAAGACAGTTTTAATGCTTGCTGATCAAATG ATAAATCGTGTTGAATTTGTTCATTCTAAATCATTTTTGCATCGAGATATCAAGCCAGACAATTTTCTTATGGGCTTGGGAAGGCGTGCAAATCAG GTGTATGCAATTGACTTCGGTCTAGCCAAGAAGTATCGAGATACTTCATCTCACCAACACATTCCTTACCG TGAGAACAAAAACTTGACGGGCACTGCAAGATATGCAAGCATGAACACTCACCTCGGTATCG AGCAAAGCAGGAGGGATGATTTGGAGTCTCTTGGATTTGTTCTTATGTACTTCCTCCGAGGAAG TCTTCCTTGGCAAGGGCTGAAAGCAGGAAATAAGAAGCAGAAGTATGAGAAAATTAGTGAAAAGAAGGTTTCAACATCTATCGAG GCTTTATGTCGAGGTTATCCTACTGAATTTGCTTCATATTTCCATTACTGCCGTTCTCTGCGCTTCGAGGATAAACCAGATTATGCTTATCTGAAGAGAATATTTCGTGACCTCTTTATCCGCGAAG GTTTTCAGTTTGATTATGTTTTTGATTGGACTATATTAAAGTATCAGCAATCGCAAATTGCAGCTCCTCCTTCCCGACCTCTT GGTGCTGGTGCTGGAACCAGCTCAGGCATGCCTCCAGTTATTCCCAAGGCAGAAAGACAGGCAG GTGAAGATGAAGGAAGACAATCAGCAGATCCCTCTCGGAGGAGAAGTCCTGTGCCACCACTGATTACTTCTGGAAGTTTATCCAGGCAGAAAAGTCCTATTGGAAATGATTCCACGAGCAAAGAGGCTATG TTGTCAAGCTCCAGTTTTCTGGGAAGACCTAGTGGGTCTCTGAGGCAAGGTCTAGTCTCTGGCAGCCGTGAGACTTTCACCATGGGAAATGACTCTGACCCTACACATTCTCGCACGCCTGAGGCAAGTCCAGCAACTATGCACAAAATATCAGGTGGACATAGAAGCTCTCTACTTGGTGGATCATCTGATCCTAGGTATGCCTCATCTAGCAAGAATACTTCTGGGATAAAGAACTATGAATCGGCGCTCAAAGGAATTGAGACTCTACattttgatgatgaagagaGGGCTCATTGA
- the LOC101265454 gene encoding casein kinase 1-like protein 2 isoform X2 produces the protein MKKWQLSWKIIRQSIHSCYMNQSCIGFFREELCNCNTYVVAGIPNVRWFGVEGDYNVLVMDLLGPSLEDLFNFCSRKLSLKTVLMLADQMINRVEFVHSKSFLHRDIKPDNFLMGLGRRANQVYAIDFGLAKKYRDTSSHQHIPYRENKNLTGTARYASMNTHLGIEQSRRDDLESLGFVLMYFLRGSLPWQGLKAGNKKQKYEKISEKKVSTSIEALCRGYPTEFASYFHYCRSLRFEDKPDYAYLKRIFRDLFIREGFQFDYVFDWTILKYQQSQIAAPPSRPLGAGAGTSSGMPPVIPKAERQAGEDEGRQSADPSRRRSPVPPLITSGSLSRQKSPIGNDSTSKEAMLSSSSFLGRPSGSLRQGLVSGSRETFTMGNDSDPTHSRTPEASPATMHKISGGHRSSLLGGSSDPRYASSSKNTSGIKNYESALKGIETLHFDDEERAH, from the exons ATGAAGAAGTGGCAATTAAGCtg GAAAATAATAAGACAAAGCATCCACAGTTGCTATATGAATCAAAGTTGTATAGGATTCTTCAGGGAGGAA CTTTGTAATTGTAACACTTATGTTGTAGCTGGAATTCCAAACGTGAGGTGGTTTGGCGTGGAGGGAGATTACAATGTTCTGGTCATGGATTTACTAGGACCCAGTCTTGAAgatctatttaatttttgcaGCAGGAAGCTTTCCCTGAAGACAGTTTTAATGCTTGCTGATCAAATG ATAAATCGTGTTGAATTTGTTCATTCTAAATCATTTTTGCATCGAGATATCAAGCCAGACAATTTTCTTATGGGCTTGGGAAGGCGTGCAAATCAG GTGTATGCAATTGACTTCGGTCTAGCCAAGAAGTATCGAGATACTTCATCTCACCAACACATTCCTTACCG TGAGAACAAAAACTTGACGGGCACTGCAAGATATGCAAGCATGAACACTCACCTCGGTATCG AGCAAAGCAGGAGGGATGATTTGGAGTCTCTTGGATTTGTTCTTATGTACTTCCTCCGAGGAAG TCTTCCTTGGCAAGGGCTGAAAGCAGGAAATAAGAAGCAGAAGTATGAGAAAATTAGTGAAAAGAAGGTTTCAACATCTATCGAG GCTTTATGTCGAGGTTATCCTACTGAATTTGCTTCATATTTCCATTACTGCCGTTCTCTGCGCTTCGAGGATAAACCAGATTATGCTTATCTGAAGAGAATATTTCGTGACCTCTTTATCCGCGAAG GTTTTCAGTTTGATTATGTTTTTGATTGGACTATATTAAAGTATCAGCAATCGCAAATTGCAGCTCCTCCTTCCCGACCTCTT GGTGCTGGTGCTGGAACCAGCTCAGGCATGCCTCCAGTTATTCCCAAGGCAGAAAGACAGGCAG GTGAAGATGAAGGAAGACAATCAGCAGATCCCTCTCGGAGGAGAAGTCCTGTGCCACCACTGATTACTTCTGGAAGTTTATCCAGGCAGAAAAGTCCTATTGGAAATGATTCCACGAGCAAAGAGGCTATG TTGTCAAGCTCCAGTTTTCTGGGAAGACCTAGTGGGTCTCTGAGGCAAGGTCTAGTCTCTGGCAGCCGTGAGACTTTCACCATGGGAAATGACTCTGACCCTACACATTCTCGCACGCCTGAGGCAAGTCCAGCAACTATGCACAAAATATCAGGTGGACATAGAAGCTCTCTACTTGGTGGATCATCTGATCCTAGGTATGCCTCATCTAGCAAGAATACTTCTGGGATAAAGAACTATGAATCGGCGCTCAAAGGAATTGAGACTCTACattttgatgatgaagagaGGGCTCATTGA